A genomic region of Ursus arctos isolate Adak ecotype North America unplaced genomic scaffold, UrsArc2.0 scaffold_8, whole genome shotgun sequence contains the following coding sequences:
- the LOC113269668 gene encoding 60S ribosomal protein L30-like produces the protein MVAAKKTKKSLESINSRLQLVMKSGKYMLGYKQTLKMIRHGKAKLVMLANNCPALRKSEIEYYAVLAKTGVHHYSGNNIDLGTACGRYYRACTLALTDPGDSDIVRSVPEQTGEK, from the coding sequence ATGGTGGCCGCAAAGAAAACGAAAAAGTCGCTGGAGTCGATCAACTCTAGGCTCCAGCTCGTTATGAAAAGTGGGAAGTACATGCTGGGGTACAAGCAGACTCTGAAAATGATCAGACATGGCAAAGCGAAACTGGTCATGCTCGCCAACAACTGCCCAGCCTTGAGGAAATCTGAAATAGAATACTATGCCGTGTTGGCCAAAACTGGTGTCCATCACTACAGTGGCAATAATATTGACCTGGGCACAGCATGTGGGAGATACTACAGAGCGTGCACACTGGCTCTCACTgatccaggtgattctgatatcgTCAGAAGCGTGCCAGAACAGACTGGTGAAAAGTAA